The following coding sequences are from one Acidimicrobiales bacterium window:
- a CDS encoding DUF2469 family protein — protein MSAEEELDQFEAEIELALYQEYRAVLPMFKFVVETERRFYLANDVKVTPHEGAGTTYFEVELGDAWVWDMYRPARFVSSVNVVTVRDVNVEALPEKDL, from the coding sequence ATGAGCGCCGAAGAGGAGCTCGACCAGTTCGAGGCGGAGATCGAGCTCGCGCTGTACCAGGAGTACCGGGCTGTGCTCCCGATGTTCAAGTTCGTCGTCGAGACCGAGCGACGCTTCTATCTGGCGAACGACGTCAAGGTCACGCCGCACGAAGGGGCGGGCACGACCTATTTCGAGGTCGAGCTCGGCGACGCCTGGGTCTGGGACATGTACCGCCCGGCGCGCTTTGTCTCCTCGGTGAACGTCGTCACGGTGCGCGACGTGAACGTCGAGGCGCTGCCGGAGAAGGATCTCTAG
- a CDS encoding NTP transferase domain-containing protein: MQLVVLAAGRGQRFGGLKQLAAVGPNGEVIMDYTVAAAYRCGYESVVVIVREEIREEIASHIRRCWPSELPVELVCQPPVPGTAQAVYAARPAIHGPFGVANADDLYGDHAIGALMGHFEPDGVSEAPSDAQRHVLVAYGLSHTVLNNRPLTRGLCEVDEDQRLTAIAEHVVSLREDGQFDCRPLPSNDPHAARHLEELAPKVLAGDELTSMNLWGFHPRMLEHLGTALEHFDLETAARELLLPDVVGKVVASAEDEVQVTTTTSRCIGLTSRDDLAVVREELGFAAARAATGSPETAPAI; the protein is encoded by the coding sequence ATGCAGCTCGTCGTCCTCGCCGCGGGCCGCGGTCAGCGCTTCGGCGGGCTGAAGCAGCTCGCCGCGGTGGGGCCGAACGGCGAGGTGATCATGGACTACACCGTCGCCGCCGCCTACCGCTGCGGCTACGAGTCCGTCGTGGTGATCGTCCGCGAGGAGATCCGCGAGGAGATCGCCTCGCACATCCGCCGCTGCTGGCCTTCTGAGCTCCCCGTCGAGCTCGTCTGCCAGCCGCCGGTCCCCGGCACCGCCCAGGCGGTCTACGCGGCGCGACCGGCGATCCACGGGCCCTTCGGCGTCGCGAACGCCGACGACCTCTACGGGGACCACGCGATCGGGGCGCTCATGGGCCACTTCGAGCCAGACGGCGTCTCGGAGGCACCTTCGGACGCGCAGCGCCACGTGCTCGTCGCCTACGGCCTCTCCCACACGGTGCTCAACAACCGTCCGCTCACCCGCGGCCTGTGTGAGGTGGACGAGGACCAGCGCCTCACCGCGATCGCGGAGCACGTCGTCTCGCTGCGGGAGGACGGCCAGTTCGACTGCCGGCCACTCCCGAGCAACGACCCGCACGCGGCGCGGCACCTCGAGGAGCTCGCACCGAAGGTCCTCGCCGGCGACGAGCTCACCTCGATGAACCTGTGGGGCTTCCACCCCCGGATGCTCGAGCACCTCGGCACCGCCCTCGAGCACTTCGACCTCGAGACGGCGGCGCGCGAGCTGCTCCTCCCCGACGTGGTCGGCAAGGTGGTCGCGAGCGCCGAGGACGAGGTCCAGGTGACGACGACGACGAGTCGCTGCATCGGGCTCACGAGCCGCGACGACCTAGCCGTCGTCCGCGAGGAGCTCGGCTTCGCCGCGGCGCGCGCCGCCACCGGCAGCCCGGAGACCGCGCCGGCGATCTGA
- a CDS encoding DUF2510 domain-containing protein, giving the protein MSNAFLFVAIWLACAPSGYRISVRHQLQRGVTPWNFPSIVWALICLATGPLGILVEFFAGVTTRPAPSPPAAEHGERATVGRVDLPVRREAVAEIPDELPINPAAGLASPRTADGTTALFGWYPDVLRRHEFRYFDGKYWSEHVADAGVVSTDPVQR; this is encoded by the coding sequence ATGAGCAACGCCTTTCTGTTCGTCGCGATCTGGCTCGCATGCGCGCCCTCGGGCTACCGGATCTCGGTCCGGCACCAGCTCCAGCGGGGTGTCACGCCCTGGAACTTCCCCTCGATCGTCTGGGCGCTGATCTGCCTCGCGACCGGCCCGCTCGGCATCCTCGTCGAGTTCTTCGCCGGCGTGACGACGCGGCCGGCGCCCAGCCCGCCCGCCGCCGAGCACGGCGAGCGGGCCACGGTCGGGCGCGTCGACCTCCCCGTTCGCAGAGAAGCGGTTGCCGAGATCCCCGATGAGCTGCCGATCAACCCGGCGGCAGGGCTCGCGTCACCGCGGACCGCCGACGGCACGACGGCGCTGTTCGGCTGGTACCCCGACGTCCTGCGCCGCCACGAGTTCCGCTACTTCGACGGCAAGTACTGGAGCGAGCACGTCGCCGACGCAGGCGTGGTCTCGACCGACCCCGTACAGCGCTAG
- the rplS gene encoding 50S ribosomal protein L19 codes for MNPTDLVDRATLRDDVPPFRPGDTVKVHVRVVEGTRERIQIFQGAVIRRQGSGARETFSVRKVSFGVGVERTFPVHSPIIAQIERITEGDVRRAKLYYLRDRVGRAAKIKERRVAR; via the coding sequence ATGAACCCCACCGACCTCGTCGACCGCGCGACCCTGCGCGACGACGTCCCCCCCTTCCGCCCTGGGGACACCGTGAAGGTGCACGTTCGCGTGGTGGAGGGGACCCGCGAGCGCATCCAGATCTTCCAGGGCGCCGTCATCCGCCGTCAGGGCTCGGGGGCGCGTGAGACCTTCAGCGTCCGCAAGGTGAGCTTCGGCGTCGGCGTGGAGCGCACCTTCCCGGTGCACTCCCCGATCATCGCCCAGATCGAGCGGATCACCGAGGGCGACGTGCGGCGCGCCAAGCTCTACTACCTGCGCGACCGGGTGGGCCGCGCCGCCAAGATCAAAGAGCGTCGCGTCGCTCGCTGA
- the trmD gene encoding tRNA (guanosine(37)-N1)-methyltransferase TrmD, protein MSGGGAQRRIALLSIFPEALAHYLEVGILGRARREGLLEVAVHDLRAGATDARRSVDDAPFGGGAGMVLAPAPLFAAVELFAPPRPLFLLSAGGERFDQARALELSRLEGGFSLLCGRYEGVDERVVTGLVDGELSIGDYVLAGGELAALVVVEAVCRLIPGALGNESSVEDESFTTGLLEYPQYTRPAEFRGAQVPEVLLSGDHGRVARWRRAAALARTAARRPDLIARRGGLSGDEARLLSEHGYPLPTADDEAETPVTAVEPPEETDRQ, encoded by the coding sequence GTGAGCGGCGGGGGCGCGCAGCGCCGGATCGCGCTGCTGTCGATCTTCCCCGAGGCCCTCGCCCATTACCTCGAGGTCGGGATCCTCGGCAGGGCGCGACGCGAGGGGCTGCTCGAGGTCGCCGTGCACGACCTGCGCGCCGGTGCCACCGACGCTCGGCGCAGCGTCGACGACGCACCCTTCGGAGGCGGGGCGGGGATGGTGCTCGCTCCCGCTCCGCTGTTCGCCGCGGTCGAGCTCTTCGCGCCGCCGCGGCCGCTCTTCCTCCTCTCCGCGGGGGGCGAGCGCTTCGACCAGGCCCGCGCCCTCGAGCTCTCGCGACTCGAGGGGGGCTTCTCCCTCCTCTGCGGCCGCTACGAGGGGGTCGACGAGCGGGTCGTCACCGGCCTCGTCGACGGGGAGCTGTCGATCGGCGACTACGTGCTCGCGGGGGGCGAGCTCGCTGCGCTTGTCGTCGTCGAGGCGGTCTGCCGGCTGATCCCGGGGGCCCTCGGCAACGAGTCCTCGGTCGAGGACGAGAGCTTCACGACCGGCTTGCTCGAGTACCCGCAGTACACGAGGCCGGCGGAGTTCCGGGGTGCGCAGGTCCCCGAGGTGCTCCTCTCCGGAGACCACGGTCGGGTCGCCCGCTGGCGGCGTGCCGCGGCGCTGGCGCGCACGGCGGCCCGTCGCCCCGACCTCATCGCCCGCCGGGGCGGCCTCAGCGGGGACGAGGCGCGGCTGCTCTCCGAGCACGGCTATCCTCTACCGACCGCGGACGACGAGGCGGAGACGCCCGTCACCGCAGTGGAGCCCCCCGAGGAGACTGACCGGCAATGA
- the ffh gene encoding signal recognition particle protein translates to MFDTLTDRFDQIFTRLRGHGRLGDAEVDEVLREIRVALLEADVNLEVVRNLVEAIRARCSGAELSKSLTPAQQVIKVVNEELTATLGGEPFRVQYASRPPTVVLLAGLQGSGKTTAAAKLAHWFRQQGRHPLLVAADLQRPAAVEQLRVLGREVGASVFSEATNPVDVARRGVAEAERVGRDVVIIDTAGRVTLDEALMDEVREISAALTPQYRFLVLDAMTGQDALGTARAFNEAIGLDGLILTKLDGDARGGAALSVKHVVDRPVAFVSTGERIADFEPFHPDRMASRILGMGDVLTLIERAERVYDEDQAADTMERLRQGRFTLGDFHEQLQQMKKMGPLQSLMGMLPGMPKEIRNASIDDRDVARVEAIIRSMTPAERDEPALINGSRRLRIANGSGTSPTDVNNLLRQFKEMQKLMRSSGLVGGLARGAARGKKKGGRVTAKGGRSFG, encoded by the coding sequence ATGTTCGACACCCTCACCGACCGCTTCGACCAGATCTTCACGCGCCTGCGCGGCCACGGCCGCCTCGGCGACGCCGAGGTCGACGAGGTCCTCCGCGAGATCCGCGTCGCCCTCCTCGAGGCCGACGTCAACCTGGAGGTCGTCCGCAACCTCGTCGAGGCGATCCGCGCCCGCTGCAGCGGCGCCGAGCTCTCCAAGAGCCTCACCCCCGCCCAGCAGGTCATCAAGGTGGTCAACGAGGAGCTCACAGCGACGCTCGGCGGCGAGCCCTTCCGCGTCCAGTACGCCTCACGGCCGCCGACCGTCGTCCTCCTCGCCGGGCTGCAGGGCTCGGGCAAGACGACCGCCGCGGCCAAGCTCGCCCACTGGTTCCGCCAGCAGGGGCGCCACCCGCTGCTCGTCGCCGCCGACCTTCAGCGCCCCGCCGCCGTCGAGCAGCTGCGGGTGCTCGGGCGCGAGGTGGGGGCCTCGGTCTTCTCCGAGGCGACCAACCCCGTCGACGTCGCCCGCCGCGGCGTCGCCGAGGCGGAGCGGGTCGGGCGCGACGTCGTGATCATCGACACCGCCGGGCGCGTCACCCTGGACGAGGCGCTGATGGACGAGGTCCGCGAGATCTCCGCGGCGCTCACCCCGCAGTACCGCTTCCTCGTCCTCGACGCGATGACCGGCCAGGACGCGCTCGGGACGGCGCGCGCCTTCAACGAGGCGATCGGCCTCGACGGCCTCATCCTCACCAAGCTCGACGGCGACGCGCGCGGAGGCGCGGCCCTCTCGGTGAAGCACGTCGTCGACCGCCCGGTCGCCTTCGTCTCGACCGGCGAGCGGATCGCCGACTTCGAGCCCTTCCACCCGGACCGCATGGCGAGCCGCATCCTCGGGATGGGCGACGTCCTCACCCTCATCGAGCGCGCCGAGCGCGTCTATGACGAGGACCAGGCCGCCGACACGATGGAGCGCCTCCGCCAGGGGCGCTTCACCCTCGGCGACTTCCACGAGCAGCTGCAGCAGATGAAGAAGATGGGTCCACTGCAGAGCCTGATGGGGATGCTCCCGGGCATGCCGAAGGAGATCCGCAACGCCTCGATCGACGACCGCGACGTCGCGCGCGTCGAGGCGATCATCCGCTCGATGACCCCCGCGGAGCGCGACGAGCCGGCGCTCATCAACGGCTCGCGGCGACTGCGCATCGCGAACGGGAGTGGGACGAGCCCGACGGATGTGAATAACCTGCTACGGCAGTTCAAAGAGATGCAGAAGCTGATGCGGTCCTCGGGCCTCGTCGGTGGGCTCGCCCGTGGTGCCGCCCGCGGCAAGAAAAAGGGCGGGCGCGTCACGGCAAAGGGTGGGCGCTCCTTCGGGTAG
- a CDS encoding KH domain-containing protein — MSEPFQPPDLPEASIDDDDDDEAFDEEDFVEEDFVEEAAEPAEDVNRVTGGTAQAVLEHVARSIVEEPEAVVIEASESRGQTRLSLHVAPGDMGRVIGKRGRVAQAIRAVVRAAAARDGADASVDIVD, encoded by the coding sequence ATGAGCGAGCCCTTTCAGCCCCCCGACCTCCCCGAGGCGTCGATCGACGACGATGACGACGACGAGGCCTTCGACGAGGAGGACTTCGTCGAGGAGGACTTCGTCGAGGAGGCTGCCGAGCCGGCCGAGGACGTCAACCGCGTCACCGGCGGCACCGCGCAGGCGGTGCTCGAGCACGTCGCCCGCTCGATCGTCGAGGAGCCCGAGGCCGTCGTCATCGAGGCGAGCGAGTCCCGTGGCCAGACCCGGCTCTCGCTGCACGTCGCGCCCGGCGACATGGGCCGCGTGATCGGCAAGCGCGGACGGGTCGCGCAGGCGATCCGCGCCGTCGTGCGCGCCGCCGCGGCGCGTGACGGCGCCGACGCGTCCGTCGACATCGTCGACTGA
- the rpsP gene encoding 30S ribosomal protein S16, whose amino-acid sequence MSVKLRLMRVGKKKQPSYRIVASDSHSPRDGRFIEIVGTYAPRAEPSVINLDNDKALSWLEKGAQPTETVRKLLEISGAWATFSAAHPKASVVTKKGTPAKTAAPKAEAAKAEAPKVPAAAAPAAKATPISEEPSADEVVAEVAADEVVADEAAAESADAEA is encoded by the coding sequence GTGTCCGTAAAACTCCGCCTCATGCGGGTCGGAAAGAAGAAGCAACCGAGCTACCGGATCGTCGCCTCCGACAGTCACTCACCTCGTGACGGACGGTTCATCGAGATCGTGGGCACCTACGCGCCGCGCGCGGAGCCTTCGGTGATCAACCTCGACAACGACAAGGCCCTCTCCTGGCTGGAGAAGGGCGCGCAGCCGACCGAGACCGTGCGCAAGCTCCTCGAGATCTCCGGGGCCTGGGCGACCTTCAGCGCCGCCCACCCGAAGGCCTCGGTGGTCACGAAGAAGGGGACGCCCGCGAAGACGGCCGCCCCCAAGGCTGAGGCGGCCAAGGCCGAGGCCCCGAAGGTCCCGGCCGCAGCTGCTCCCGCCGCGAAGGCGACCCCCATCTCCGAGGAGCCGAGCGCCGACGAGGTTGTCGCCGAGGTCGCTGCCGACGAGGTTGTCGCCGACGAGGCAGCCGCAGAGTCCGCGGACGCCGAAGCATGA
- the rimM gene encoding ribosome maturation factor RimM (Essential for efficient processing of 16S rRNA) encodes MALLEVGRIVRPHGLRGEVVVSLVTNRPDRLDAGSLLTASVPGEAARTLEVLTARPHQGRYLVCFAGIDDHDAAEALRGLVLSAEAVEDPDVLFVHDLIGAELVDQLGVSHGPVRSIEANPASDLLVVDDGYVPVRFVTGLAEGKVTVEVPEGLFG; translated from the coding sequence ATGGCGCTGCTCGAAGTCGGGAGGATCGTCCGTCCTCACGGCCTGCGCGGTGAGGTCGTGGTCTCCCTCGTGACGAATCGTCCCGACCGCCTGGATGCCGGCTCGCTGCTCACGGCGTCAGTGCCCGGGGAGGCAGCACGCACCCTCGAGGTGCTCACCGCGCGTCCCCATCAGGGCCGCTACCTCGTCTGCTTCGCGGGCATCGACGACCACGACGCGGCCGAGGCGCTGCGCGGCCTCGTGCTGAGCGCAGAGGCGGTCGAGGACCCCGACGTCCTCTTCGTGCACGACCTCATCGGCGCGGAGCTCGTCGACCAGCTGGGCGTGAGCCACGGCCCGGTGCGCTCCATCGAGGCGAACCCGGCGAGTGATCTTCTCGTCGTCGACGACGGCTACGTGCCGGTGCGGTTCGTGACCGGCCTCGCGGAGGGGAAGGTGACGGTGGAGGTTCCCGAGGGCCTCTTCGGGTGA
- a CDS encoding aminotransferase class IV translates to MPLAYVNGALLAEEDARISVFDHGLVVGDGVFETVLLHNGAPFALTRHLQRLERSATGLGISPPPSEEVAAAVAAVVGSVDYLLGRIRITVTAGLGPLGSGRIPGPPTLVVACSEVEDEDHLGRAAIVPWTRNEHGALTGLKTTSYAENALALARAAEEGADEALFANTAGMLCEGTGSNIFVVHEGELVTPPLSSGCLAGVTRALVLERIAGHEADVPMAELDSPRVTEAFLTSTIRGVQPLACLGRRELAAPGPESEKAALCYRELLGEVDP, encoded by the coding sequence ATGCCACTCGCCTACGTGAACGGCGCCCTCCTCGCCGAGGAGGACGCCCGCATCTCGGTCTTCGACCACGGCCTCGTCGTCGGCGACGGCGTCTTCGAGACGGTCCTCCTCCACAACGGCGCGCCCTTCGCCCTCACGCGCCACCTGCAACGCCTCGAGCGCTCTGCGACGGGCCTCGGGATCTCTCCTCCGCCGAGCGAGGAGGTCGCCGCGGCGGTGGCGGCCGTGGTCGGCTCGGTCGACTACCTCCTCGGGCGCATCCGCATCACGGTGACCGCCGGCCTCGGACCCCTCGGCTCGGGGAGGATCCCCGGGCCGCCCACGCTCGTCGTCGCCTGCAGCGAGGTCGAGGACGAGGACCACCTCGGCCGCGCCGCGATCGTGCCCTGGACGCGCAACGAGCACGGCGCTCTCACCGGCCTAAAGACCACCTCGTACGCGGAGAACGCCCTCGCGCTCGCCCGCGCCGCCGAGGAGGGCGCCGACGAGGCCCTCTTCGCCAACACCGCCGGAATGCTCTGCGAGGGGACGGGCTCGAACATCTTCGTCGTCCACGAAGGCGAGCTCGTCACCCCGCCGCTCTCCTCGGGCTGTCTCGCCGGGGTCACCCGCGCGCTCGTCCTCGAGCGGATCGCGGGACACGAGGCGGACGTCCCGATGGCCGAGCTCGACTCGCCGAGGGTCACCGAGGCCTTTCTCACCTCGACGATCCGCGGCGTCCAACCGCTCGCCTGTCTCGGCAGGCGGGAGCTCGCGGCACCGGGGCCCGAGAGCGAGAAGGCCGCGCTCTGTTACCGCGAGCTCCTCGGCGAGGTGGACCCGTGA